From Drosophila yakuba strain Tai18E2 chromosome 2L, Prin_Dyak_Tai18E2_2.1, whole genome shotgun sequence, one genomic window encodes:
- the LOC26535583 gene encoding asparagine synthetase domain-containing protein CG17486, whose protein sequence is MCGILCSVVDNDHSFNISTAQKGILKNRGPDVQDEMVIDYGFGKIFFAGCVLWQQGESVQKQPVVEDDFIFLFNGDIYNTSKPESISDTTWLAERLAECRCEEQNILKMLKRLEGPHCLVIYDKRDQILYFSRDALGRNSLIIERIPNGFQLLSTSHFENEKISLELPPLGLYRIKLNDLTSCVLHPWQHLNNYATQLVRNLDLAIGWKTTVESPILPDWILNCKLQFSYNFYHFPYVKNNEDLYKNLIAQSEIKETLSIIHTLLSDSIKNRVKNTAPLCRLCLQQLNISLACRHAKLCILFSGGIDCTILALLANQYVPVNEPIELINVAFESVKGQNISEKLWDVPDRITSLVSVNELKQLCPERRWNLLEVNIRF, encoded by the exons ATGTGTGGAATTTTATGTTCAGTCGTGGACAATGATCACTCCTTCAATATTTCGACCGCGCAAAAAGGAATTCTCAAAAACCGTGGACCTGATGTGCAAGATGAAATGGTTATCGATTATGGTTTcggaaaaattttttttgctggctgcGTGTTATGGCAACAAGGTGAAAGCGTGCAAAAGCAACCTGTGGTGGAGGAcgattttatatttctttttaatggAGATATATACAATACATCAAAGCCTGAATCTATATCTGACACGACTTGGTTGGCAGAGAGACTTGCTGAATGCCGATGTGAagaacaaaatattttgaagaTGCTTAAGCGATTGGAGGGACCACATTGTTTGGTAATTTATGACAAACGAGATCAAATCCTTTATTTCAGTCGCGACGCACTGGGAAGAAACTCATTAATTATTGAACGCATTCCAAATGGATTTCAATTATTGAGCACATCacattttgaaaatgaaaaaatatcactgGAATTACCCCCATTGGGTCTTTATCGAATTAAACTAAATGATCTGACTTCATGTGTATTGCATCCATGGCAGCATCTTAATAATTATGCTACTCAACTTGTACGCAATCTTGATCTTGCGATTGGGTGGAAGACTACAGTGGAAAGTCCAATATTGCCAGATTGGATATTAAATTGCAAACTCCAATTTAGTTATAACTTTTATCACTTTCCTTACGTTAAGAATAACGAGGAcctttataaaaacttaatagCTCAGTCAGAAATAAAGGAAACTCTTTCTATAATTCATACACTGCTATCGGATTCGATAAAAAATCGTGTTAAAAACACTGCTCCCCTTTGCAGACTCTGTTTacaacaattaaatatatcacTTGCATGCAGACACGCCAaattgtgtattttattttcgggTGGCATAGACTGTACTATTTTGGCCTTGTTGGCAAACCAATATGTACCAGTAAATGAACCCATCGAACTTATTAATGTAGCTTTCGAAAGCGTTAAGGGCCAAAATATATCGGAGAAGCTATGGGATGTACCAGATCGAATAACGTCATTGGTGTCTGTTAATGAACTAAAACAGCTTTGTCCCGAAAGGCGCTGGAATCTGCTGGAAGTAAAT ATACGGTTTTAG